A genomic window from Quercus lobata isolate SW786 chromosome 10, ValleyOak3.0 Primary Assembly, whole genome shotgun sequence includes:
- the LOC115963360 gene encoding serine/threonine protein phosphatase 2A 55 kDa regulatory subunit B beta isoform-like, with product MGSNTFPSQEVHSKIADIEDTARTRCRRVYAHAHDFSINSISTNSDGETFISADDLRINLWNIEISNQCFNIIDMKPSNMEDLTEVITSAEFHPLHCNLLKYRSSRGFIHLVDMRCSALCDHSAILLQDGGSHGFKSFFTEIIASISDIKFSNDGRHIYLKL from the exons ATGGGTTCTAACACGTTTCCATCTCAAGAAGTGCACTCCAAG ATTGCTGATATTGAAGACACTGCTCGTACAAGATGTCGAAGGGTGTATGCTCATGCTCATGATTTTAGCATCAACTCCATCTCAACTAATAG TGATGGTGAGACATTTATCTCTGCAGATGACCTCAGAATAAACTTGTGGAACATTGAGATTAGTAATCAGTGTTTCAATATCATTGACATGAAGCCATCAAACATGGAGGACCTTACTG aGGTCATAACATCGGCTGAATTCCATCCGCTTCACTGTAATTTGCTTAAATACAGAAGCTCAAGAGGTTTTATTCATCTAGTTGACATGCGGTGTTCAGCATTATGTGATCACAGTGCAATCCT ATTACAAGATGGAGGATCCCATGGGTTTAAATCATTTTTTACAGAGATCATCGCATCCATCTCTGATATAAAGTTTTCAAATGATGGGCGGCATATATATCTTAAGTTGTGA